The following proteins come from a genomic window of Macadamia integrifolia cultivar HAES 741 chromosome 14, SCU_Mint_v3, whole genome shotgun sequence:
- the LOC122061589 gene encoding RING-H2 finger protein ATL20-like: MGSSVLFLCFFLFIFLFHLSSYKVVTGQNICQSSTCGDSTSPEIRFPFRIKMQQEKTCGYPGFDLKCEYQNQSRTILELPSSGRFWLQEINYTKQEISIVDPENCIWRKFLTLNLSSSVFSGAYYDNYTILRCSTNLTMPLPLSMKSIDCMSNSSYEIRATLATVMETEFWMSLTGCERIATVAVPVPWSGYYDENGDRSFSREDLRLEWDEPNCVDCETKGGRCGRLKSSNVSGIEFGCFDIPPTANGKTGLPRSVSYAVTIGIGIPALLCGIGIACYVGGKVKRFSRRNSHITQAGSSSTFNPQPAVIAIALDESTIESYPKVVLGESCRLPGHNDSPCPICLAEYQPKETLRTIPQCQHCFHAACIDEWLRTNATCPLCRTSPALL, encoded by the exons ATGGGTTCCTCAGttctcttcctctgcttcttccttTTCATCTTCTTGTTCCATCTCAGTAGTTATAAGGTGGTAACAGGTCAAAACATCTGCCAGAGTTCTACCTGCGGCGACAGTACATCACCGGAGATCCGATTCCCCTTCAGAATAAAAATGCAACAAGAGAAGACTTGTGGGTACCCAGGGTTCGACCTCAAGTGTGAGTATCAAAACCAGAGTAGAACGATTCTAGAACTCCCATCTTCAGGAAGGTTTTGGTTACAAGAGATCAATTATACCAAACAAGAGATCAGTATAGTCGACCCAGAAAATTGTATTTGgagaaaatttcttactttGAATCTCTCTAGTTCAGTTTTCAGTGGAGCTTACTATGATAACTATACGATCCTAAGGTGTTCGACGAATTTAACGATGCCTTTACCTCTTTCGATGAAGTCTATAGATTGTATGAGTAATTCGAGTTATGAGATTCGGGCAACGCTGGCTACGGTGATGGAAACGGAGTTTTGGATGTCGCTGACTGGTTGCGAGAGGATAGCGACGGTGGCGGTTCCGGTTCCTTGGTCGGGATACTATGATGAGAATGGTGACAGATCGTTTAGTAGAGAAGATCTGCGACTGGAATGGGATGAGCCCAATTGTGTAGATTGTGAAACGAAGGGAGGGAGGTGTGGAAGGTTGAAGAGCAGCAATGTCTCTGGCATTGAATTCGGATGTTTCGATATTCCTCCGACGGCGAACG GGAAAACAGGACTACCAAGGAGCGTGAGCTATGCGGTGACCATAGGCATTGGCATACCTGCACTCTTATGTGGAATTGGGATTGCATGCTATGTTGGTGGCAAGGTCAAGAGATTCAGTAGACGCAATTCGCATATAACACAGGCTGGTTCCTCCTCGACCTTCAATCCACAGCCCGCCGTCATTGCGATAGCTCTCGACGAATCAACCATAGAATCCTATCCGAAAGTGGTACTCGGTGAGAGCTGCCGGCTGCCGGGGCATAATGACAGTCCATGCCCCATTTGCTTGGCAGAGTACCAGCCCAAGGAGACACTCAGAACCATACCACAGTGCCAACACTGTTTCCATGCTGCCTGTATTGATGAGTGGCTTAGAACGAATGCGACCTGTCCCCTGTGCCGGACTTCTCCAGCGCTACTGTGA
- the LOC122061588 gene encoding replication stress response regulator SDE2: MAVFQLFVRLLDGKSVDLKFPFPTISGETLKSHLYELTRIPPQHQRLCTGCRDISEETLIVAAEDGLFPSVHLLLRLLGGKGGFGSLLRGAATKAGQKKTNNFDACRDMSGRRLRHVNAEKKLEEWKAEAEERKLEKIAEDFLKKQAKAAKKSGSGESEKYIEKYREDSAKCREEVEAAVREAFSLHESSKRKITTDKGPESKRLKIWMGKRTNDESDSDEEDEAESEDDDDEKSVILNNGSSSGHSKEADGNSSSDSVSDVQPEGESSGGDYTESNLEEENDVADRKGSELGEAPGSEAVHTKSEVSVEPEFGIPKETIVPRPDASDSDAVAVSGSEDVPAGGTDSLEPDTGNREEEVGKATSVTTMGEGKGSESGVLATELCDSVELKPENHEMVVDDASILDMEKPLNFEEFNSAAEMEVLGMERLKVELQKHGLKCGGTLQERAARLFLLKTTPVEMLPKKLLAKK, encoded by the exons ATGGCGGTCTTTCAGCTATTTGTGAGGCTTTTGGATGGAAAATCTGTAGACTTAAAATTTCCATTCCCGACAATCTCAGGCGAAACCCTAAAGTCTCATCTCTACGAACTTACCAGGATTCCTCCACAGCACCAACGATTGTGCACCGGTTGTCGAGATATCAGCGAAGAAACCCTAATTGTAGCCGCTGAAGATGGTTTATTCCCTTCTGTTCATCTCTTGTTGCGTCTTCTTGGTGGGAAGGGAGGGTTTGGATCCCTCCTCCGTGGTGCTGCCACAAAAGCCGGGCAGAAGAAGACCAATAACTTCGATGCGTGCAGGGATATGAGCGGTCGAAGGCTTCGGCATGTTAATGCGGAGAAGAAATTGGAAGAGTGGAAAGCCGAGGCTGAGGAGCGGAAATTGGAGAAGATCGCTGAGGATTTTCTTAAGAAGCAAGCAAAAGCGGCTAAGAAGTCGGGGTCGGGTGAATCCGAGAAGTATATCGAGAAGTACAGGGAAGATTCAGCCAAGTGCAGGGAAGAGGTTGAAGCGGCAGTGAGGGAAGCGTTTAGTCTTCATGAGAGCTCGAAGCGTAAGATCACGACTGATAAGGGGCCCGAGTCGAAGCGGTTAAAGATATG GATGGGTAAGCGAACGAATGATGAGAGCGATagtgatgaggaggatgaggctgaaagtgaagatgatgatgatgaaaaatcTGTTATTCTGAATAATGGAAGTTCCTCAGGACACAGTAAGGAAGCGGATGGGAATTCGAGTTCGGATTCGGTTTCTGATGTGCAACCAGAAGGGGAGTCCTCTGGTGGGGATTATACAGAAAGCAACTTGGAGGAAGAAAACGACGTTGCCGATAGAAAGGGTTCTGAATTAGGTGAAGCTCCTGGAAGTGAAGCAGTTCATACTAAATCGGAGGTTTCTGTTGAGCCTGAATTTGGAATTCCCAAGGAGACAATTGTTCCACGCCCTGATGCCTCTGATTCGGATGCGGTGGCAGTTTCTGGAAGTGAAGATGTTCCTGCTGGAGGAACTGATTCTCTTGAACCGGATACTGGCAATCGTGAAGAAGAAGTTGGTAAGGCTACAAGCGTAACCACTATGGGAGAGGGGAAAGGTTCTGAAAGCGGAGTACTTGCTACTGAACTATGTGATTCTGTTGAGCTGAAACCAGAAAATCATGAAATGGTGGTTGATGATGCAAGCATTTTGGATATGGAGAAGCCATTGAATTTTGAGGAATTCAACTCGGCAGCAGAGATGGAG GTTCTTGGCATGGAGAGGTTAAAGGTGGAGTTGCAAAAACATGGATTGAAATGTGGGGGTACTTTGCAGGAACGTGCTGCTAGGCTTTTCCTGCTCAAAACAACACCTGTGGAGATGCTTCCCAAGAAACTTCTTGCCAAGAAATGA